From Bos mutus isolate GX-2022 chromosome 5, NWIPB_WYAK_1.1, whole genome shotgun sequence, one genomic window encodes:
- the LOC102280936 gene encoding killer cell lectin-like receptor 2 isoform X2 has protein sequence MSDQEVTYSTLRFLQSPSESQNRLRPDGTQRPDKTEEKVSQYIQEKHQQEEALRNLSQKYDVMQNDNYLKKQLLTKKTSECDRLNETLQQIKGSSDLVFTEKKGCYHRKKSSESLPNTGELKEVSWWCWGVNCYYFTDETNNWMGCNQTCQSHDSSLLKIDDTKELKLLQPQTCQNSYWIGLSFSKMENRLKWIDNGIPSRLNLTIMDHRFGKNECAFLTSTRIETIDCYNTYNCICEKRIDCFNKH, from the exons ATGAGTGATCAAGAAGTGACTTATTCCACCCTGAGATTTCTTCAATCACCTTCAGAGTCACAAAACAGATTAAGACCTGATGGTACTCAAAGACCTGACAAGACTGAGGAAAAAG TTTCCCAGtatattcaagaaaaacatcaacaGGAGGAAGCTCTACGGAATCTCAGTCAGAAGTATGATGTTATGCAAAACGACAACTACTTAAAGAAGCAGCTTTTGACAAAGAAGACTTCAGAATGTGATAGACTAAATGAAACTCTTCAGCAAATAAAAGGATCGTCGGACTTAGTCTTTACAGAAAAGAAGGGGTGCTATCACAGAAAGAAGTCTTCAGAGTCTTTGCCAAATACAG GCGAACTCAAGGAAGTCTCCTGGTGGTGTTGGGGAGTAAACTGTTACTACTTTACTGATGAAACTAATAACTGGATGGGATGTAACCAGACTTGCCAAAGTCACGATTCATCTCTTTTGAAGATAGATGATACAAAAGAACTG AAACTTCTTCAACCCCAGACTTGTCAAAATTCCTACTGGATTGGATTATCATTTAGCAAAATGGAAAATAGGTTGAAATGGATTGACAATGGCATACCGTCTAGACT TAATTTGACAATAATGGATCATCGTTTTGGGAAAAATGAATGTGCATTTTTAACCTCAACAAGAATAGAAACTATTGACTGCTATAACACCTATAATTGTATCTGTGAGAAGAGAATTGATTGCTTCAATAAACACTAA
- the LOC102280936 gene encoding killer cell lectin-like receptor 2 isoform X1, whose product MSDQEVTYSTLRFLQSPSESQNRLRPDGTQRPDKTEEKESSVPWHGIAVTLGILCLLLLMTITVLGIKISQYIQEKHQQEEALRNLSQKYDVMQNDNYLKKQLLTKKTSECDRLNETLQQIKGSSDLVFTEKKGCYHRKKSSESLPNTGELKEVSWWCWGVNCYYFTDETNNWMGCNQTCQSHDSSLLKIDDTKELKLLQPQTCQNSYWIGLSFSKMENRLKWIDNGIPSRLNLTIMDHRFGKNECAFLTSTRIETIDCYNTYNCICEKRIDCFNKH is encoded by the exons ATGAGTGATCAAGAAGTGACTTATTCCACCCTGAGATTTCTTCAATCACCTTCAGAGTCACAAAACAGATTAAGACCTGATGGTACTCAAAGACCTGACAAGACTGAGGAAAAAG AGTCTTCAGTGCCCTGGCATGGCATTGCAGTGACTCTTGGGATCCTCTGTTTACTTCTCTTGATGACAATCACCGTGCTGGGTATAAAGA TTTCCCAGtatattcaagaaaaacatcaacaGGAGGAAGCTCTACGGAATCTCAGTCAGAAGTATGATGTTATGCAAAACGACAACTACTTAAAGAAGCAGCTTTTGACAAAGAAGACTTCAGAATGTGATAGACTAAATGAAACTCTTCAGCAAATAAAAGGATCGTCGGACTTAGTCTTTACAGAAAAGAAGGGGTGCTATCACAGAAAGAAGTCTTCAGAGTCTTTGCCAAATACAG GCGAACTCAAGGAAGTCTCCTGGTGGTGTTGGGGAGTAAACTGTTACTACTTTACTGATGAAACTAATAACTGGATGGGATGTAACCAGACTTGCCAAAGTCACGATTCATCTCTTTTGAAGATAGATGATACAAAAGAACTG AAACTTCTTCAACCCCAGACTTGTCAAAATTCCTACTGGATTGGATTATCATTTAGCAAAATGGAAAATAGGTTGAAATGGATTGACAATGGCATACCGTCTAGACT TAATTTGACAATAATGGATCATCGTTTTGGGAAAAATGAATGTGCATTTTTAACCTCAACAAGAATAGAAACTATTGACTGCTATAACACCTATAATTGTATCTGTGAGAAGAGAATTGATTGCTTCAATAAACACTAA